A single window of Microbispora hainanensis DNA harbors:
- a CDS encoding YybH family protein, producing the protein MPDYEKAMRPEDITRLFVERSNAGDAAGVAALYEENAVLAYPPGSVTVGREAIRALWEKVLANRPRFEPEEPLPTLVSGDIALTSTPPRDGAGARAQVVRRQPDGSWLRVLDQPEFQPPSR; encoded by the coding sequence ATGCCGGATTACGAGAAGGCCATGCGGCCGGAGGACATCACCCGCCTGTTCGTCGAGCGGTCCAACGCCGGTGACGCCGCGGGCGTGGCGGCGCTCTACGAGGAGAACGCCGTGCTGGCCTACCCGCCGGGCAGCGTGACGGTCGGCCGGGAGGCGATCCGCGCCCTGTGGGAGAAGGTGCTGGCGAACCGCCCCCGCTTCGAGCCCGAGGAGCCCCTTCCGACGCTGGTCAGCGGCGACATCGCGCTCACCTCGACCCCGCCCAGGGACGGCGCCGGCGCCCGCGCCCAGGTCGTACGGCGCCAGCCCGACGGAAGCTGGCTGCGAGTGCTCGACCAGCCGGAGTTCCAGCCGCCGTCCCGCTGA
- a CDS encoding cation:dicarboxylate symporter family transporter, translating into MTTTPNPAPRDRTHYLYLAVIVAVLLGIALGLVAPDAGVALKPLGTAFVALIKMMISPIIFCTIVLGVGSVAQAAKVGKVGGLAIGYFLVMSTVALAIGLLVGNVLHPGEGLQLTDELRKAAEEQAAKGGESDTTSFLLGIIPATFVSAFTEGQVLQTLLVALLTGFALQAMGERAAPILRGLGHVQRLVFRVLAMIMWAAPVGAFGAMAAVVGAGGFDALRSLALLMGGFYLTCLLFVGVVLGTVLWLGARINLLSLLRYLGREFLLILSTSSSESALPRLIAKMEHLGVSRAVAGITVPTGYSFNLDGTAIYLTMATLFVARATGFPLSAGEQIGLLVFMIIASKGAAGVTGAGLATLAGGLQAHRPALVDGVGLIVGIDRFMSEARALTNFAGNAVATVLIGSWVGDFDRSRAEEVLAGRVPFDEATFVDEGHAPAPGAEPAATPVHS; encoded by the coding sequence GTGACGACCACACCGAACCCGGCACCCCGTGACCGGACCCACTATCTCTACCTGGCGGTGATCGTCGCGGTCCTCCTCGGGATCGCCCTGGGCCTGGTGGCGCCGGACGCCGGGGTGGCGCTGAAACCGCTGGGCACGGCCTTCGTGGCACTGATCAAGATGATGATCAGCCCGATCATCTTCTGCACGATCGTGCTCGGCGTCGGCTCTGTGGCCCAGGCCGCGAAGGTCGGCAAGGTGGGCGGGCTAGCCATCGGCTACTTCCTCGTGATGTCCACGGTGGCGCTGGCCATCGGCCTGCTCGTGGGCAACGTCCTGCACCCCGGCGAGGGGCTCCAGCTGACCGACGAGCTGCGCAAGGCCGCAGAGGAGCAGGCGGCCAAGGGCGGCGAGAGCGACACCACGTCGTTCCTGCTCGGCATCATCCCGGCGACGTTCGTCTCGGCGTTCACCGAGGGCCAGGTGCTCCAGACCCTGCTGGTCGCGCTGCTGACCGGCTTCGCGCTGCAGGCGATGGGGGAGCGGGCGGCGCCCATCCTGCGGGGGCTCGGCCACGTGCAGCGGCTCGTCTTCCGCGTGCTGGCGATGATCATGTGGGCGGCTCCGGTCGGCGCGTTCGGCGCGATGGCCGCGGTGGTCGGCGCGGGCGGTTTCGACGCGCTGCGCAGCCTGGCGCTGCTGATGGGCGGCTTCTACCTGACGTGCCTGCTCTTCGTGGGAGTCGTGCTCGGCACGGTGCTGTGGCTCGGCGCGCGGATCAACCTGCTGTCGCTGCTGCGCTACCTCGGCCGGGAGTTCCTGCTCATCCTGTCCACGTCCTCCTCCGAGTCGGCGCTGCCGCGCCTGATCGCCAAGATGGAGCACCTGGGGGTGAGCCGCGCTGTCGCCGGCATCACGGTGCCGACCGGCTACTCCTTCAACCTCGACGGCACCGCCATCTACCTGACCATGGCGACGCTGTTCGTGGCGCGGGCGACCGGCTTCCCGCTCTCCGCCGGGGAGCAGATCGGGCTGCTGGTCTTCATGATCATCGCGTCCAAGGGGGCGGCGGGGGTCACCGGCGCCGGCCTCGCCACGCTGGCGGGAGGCCTGCAGGCGCACCGGCCGGCTCTCGTGGACGGCGTCGGCCTGATCGTGGGCATCGACCGGTTCATGTCGGAGGCCCGGGCGCTGACCAACTTCGCGGGCAACGCGGTCGCGACCGTCCTGATCGGCTCATGGGTGGGCGACTTCGACCGCTCCCGGGCCGAGGAGGTGCTGGCCGGCCGGGTGCCCTTCGACGAGGCGACGTTCGTGGACGAGGGCCACGCCCCGGCTCCCGGGGCCGAACCCGCCGCCACACCGGTCCACTCCTGA
- a CDS encoding ATP-binding protein, translating to MTARLGRWSLARQVLVLQILVVAITVAGATFLGFLRTRQLLDDEAARTSKAVAISLADAPTVLDALDDPDPSAVLQPYAERVRTEAGLDFITIMNTEGRRYTHPNPRQIGGHFLGTTAPALAGRTFTETYTGTLGPSVRAVTPVRDATGRVVALVSAGITVAKISAEMRGQLGSAVLTGLLGLAAGIAGAYLVGARLRRQTHGLGPAELSRMYEYHNAILHAVREGLLLVDRDGRLTLANDGARDLLGLPEDAEGRHVGDLGLSPSLAEMLGSGESRSDEIHLTGERVLVASAAVVRSGARSLGTVVTLRDHTELQALAGQLDAERGFAESLRSAAHEAANRLHTVVALVELGRTDEAVEFATAELRAAQRLTDRVVGSIREPVLAALLLGKSAAAAERGVDLVISPDSELDDVALDARDLVTIVGNLIDNAIDAAVQGAVQGTVQGAVQGAVQGTPPARVRVHLRAEDGTFLIRVADSGPGIDPGVVRDVFRRGWSTKGDGRGLGLAMAGQAARRLGGDIEVCAGEGIGGQGAVFTVRLPLPRQSDGPDGPDVLDVPDVPDVPDVPRRADGLGRAAADVPGGGPGRAEVRP from the coding sequence ATGACCGCCAGGCTCGGACGCTGGAGTCTGGCCCGGCAGGTGCTCGTGCTGCAGATCCTCGTCGTCGCGATCACCGTGGCAGGCGCCACCTTCCTCGGTTTCCTCCGTACCCGTCAGCTTCTCGACGACGAGGCCGCGAGGACGAGCAAGGCGGTGGCGATCAGCCTGGCCGACGCGCCCACCGTGCTCGACGCGCTGGACGACCCCGATCCCTCGGCCGTGCTCCAGCCGTACGCGGAACGGGTGCGCACGGAGGCCGGGCTCGACTTCATCACGATCATGAACACCGAGGGCCGCAGATACACGCACCCCAACCCCCGGCAGATCGGCGGGCACTTCCTCGGCACCACGGCGCCGGCGCTGGCCGGGCGCACGTTCACCGAGACCTACACCGGCACGCTGGGGCCGTCCGTACGGGCCGTCACCCCCGTGCGGGACGCCACCGGCCGGGTCGTGGCACTGGTCAGCGCCGGCATCACGGTGGCGAAGATCAGCGCCGAGATGCGCGGGCAGCTCGGCTCGGCCGTCCTCACCGGCCTGCTCGGCCTGGCGGCGGGCATCGCCGGCGCCTACCTGGTGGGCGCCCGCCTGCGCCGTCAGACGCACGGGCTGGGCCCGGCGGAGCTGAGCCGCATGTACGAGTACCACAACGCGATCCTGCACGCGGTGCGCGAAGGGCTGCTGCTCGTCGACCGGGACGGCCGGCTGACCCTCGCCAACGACGGCGCCCGCGACCTGCTCGGCCTGCCCGAGGACGCGGAGGGACGGCACGTCGGCGACCTGGGCCTGTCGCCCTCGCTGGCCGAGATGCTCGGCTCCGGGGAGAGCCGGTCGGACGAGATCCACCTGACCGGCGAACGCGTGCTGGTGGCGAGCGCCGCCGTGGTGCGGTCAGGCGCGCGTTCGCTCGGCACGGTGGTCACGCTCCGCGACCACACCGAGCTGCAGGCCCTCGCCGGGCAGCTCGACGCCGAACGCGGCTTCGCCGAGTCGCTCCGCTCGGCCGCGCACGAGGCGGCCAACCGGCTGCACACGGTCGTCGCGCTCGTGGAGCTGGGCCGCACCGACGAGGCGGTGGAGTTCGCCACCGCGGAGCTGCGGGCGGCCCAGCGGCTCACCGACCGCGTGGTGGGCTCGATCCGCGAGCCCGTCCTCGCGGCGCTGCTGCTCGGCAAGAGCGCGGCCGCCGCGGAGCGCGGAGTCGATCTCGTGATCAGCCCGGACAGCGAGCTCGACGACGTCGCCCTCGACGCCCGCGACCTCGTCACCATCGTCGGCAACCTGATCGACAACGCGATCGACGCCGCCGTACAGGGCGCTGTTCAAGGCACTGTTCAGGGCGCTGTTCAGGGCGCTGTTCAGGGAACGCCGCCCGCCCGGGTCCGTGTCCACCTGCGCGCCGAGGACGGCACGTTCCTGATCAGGGTCGCCGACAGCGGCCCCGGGATCGACCCCGGCGTCGTACGTGACGTGTTCCGGCGCGGCTGGTCCACGAAGGGGGACGGCCGGGGGCTCGGCCTCGCGATGGCGGGGCAGGCGGCCCGGCGCCTCGGCGGCGACATCGAGGTCTGCGCCGGCGAGGGCATCGGCGGTCAGGGGGCGGTGTTCACCGTACGGCTCCCGCTGCCGCGTCAGTCTGATGGGCCGGACGGGCCGGACGTGCTGGACGTGCCGGACGTGCCGGACGTGCCGGACGTGCCGCGCCGGGCGGACGGGCTGGGACGGGCGGCGGCGGACGTTCCCGGCGGCGGCCCGGGGCGCGCGGAGGTCCGGCCGTGA
- a CDS encoding response regulator: MISVLIVEDEELTAEANRLYVERVPGFRVAGVARSGGEAVRALRREPVDLVLLDLYLPDMHGLDVCRAMRAAGLPSDVIAVTSARDLSVVRSAVSAGVVQYLLKPFTFALLQEKLERYAAFRSSISGPGEVSGQGEVDRALSTLRGTARPHLPKGMTADTLEAVAGALRDAADGMSAQAVGTVVGVSRVTARRYLEHLVDTGVARRVPRYGGPGRPELCYTLA, from the coding sequence GTGATCTCGGTGCTGATCGTGGAGGACGAGGAGCTGACCGCCGAGGCCAACCGCCTGTACGTCGAGCGGGTGCCCGGCTTCCGCGTCGCGGGCGTGGCCAGGTCGGGCGGCGAGGCCGTACGCGCGCTGCGCCGCGAGCCGGTTGACCTCGTGCTGCTCGACCTCTACCTGCCGGATATGCACGGGCTGGACGTCTGCCGGGCCATGCGGGCCGCAGGCCTGCCCTCCGACGTCATCGCCGTGACCTCGGCGCGGGACTTGTCGGTGGTCAGGTCGGCCGTCTCCGCCGGGGTCGTGCAATATCTGCTGAAGCCCTTCACCTTCGCCCTGCTGCAGGAGAAGCTCGAACGATACGCGGCGTTCCGGTCGTCGATCAGCGGGCCGGGCGAGGTCAGCGGCCAGGGCGAGGTGGACCGGGCGCTGTCCACCCTGCGCGGGACCGCCCGCCCCCACCTGCCGAAGGGGATGACGGCCGACACCCTGGAGGCGGTCGCGGGCGCGCTGCGGGACGCCGCCGACGGCATGTCTGCCCAGGCCGTCGGCACGGTCGTGGGCGTGTCCCGGGTGACGGCCCGACGTTACCTGGAACACCTCGTCGACACCGGCGTCGCGCGCCGGGTCCCCCGATACGGCGGCCCCGGCCGCCCGGAACTCTGCTACACCCTCGCCTGA
- a CDS encoding DUF222 domain-containing protein → MAQELALTPLPDDVDVCLAEAEELLFARDRITSALADRVGRVHRAGQARQHGHASTRCWLRTSGGMTVGGAGRLLTLGAELPRLPTVREKFATGELAAGVVEAICAAVAGLTDEQATLAEPILVDLASKAGAAEVAKAGRHLRAVLDPDGEERDERADYGRRFLRVRPGKGGGVEGEFYLPREAGARLMTLLQAYAKLRAQGDDRPLTVRQADALIALLEQKIVTELLVVVSAESLPTDPDNTNPETTDPTADPATQDTDPATQDPADPATADEVSDHFADLGDSAPSDYVPDPAGSTDEPGQADDTADHVENARDAGGFGEGRDDTGDPTPAEADEFDAAEAGAGTGRDAGERRPGECEPSDTASTAVAEGDHTASTASAEGGETVSTSSAERHETAPATGGDGDRAAAPSGAPHTTRRGAAWPADRGGHSDTAPSDTASWDTASSEAAWPDPPPEDASAHHTHAGPRPARDCRHGQGTPGTSEGASPGAGQGASRGASAGTMPGASLGTALGASASTLLGASLGGALGMVPGLLLATGQVLPVSSVHRLARTSTLVRIVMNAEGQVLDMGRKVRLATPAQRRAIYARYDTCWIDGCPLPATMCQIDHADNWSTGGLTDLKLLGPACQFHNRDRYQHPDRYTRRNVGEDRWAFTYHRLGRTRRPHE, encoded by the coding sequence GTGGCCCAAGAGCTGGCGCTGACCCCGCTTCCCGATGACGTGGATGTGTGCCTGGCCGAGGCGGAGGAGTTGCTGTTCGCCCGGGATCGGATCACCAGCGCGCTGGCCGACCGGGTGGGGCGGGTCCACCGAGCAGGTCAGGCCAGGCAGCATGGGCATGCCTCCACCCGCTGCTGGCTACGCACCAGTGGGGGGATGACGGTGGGCGGTGCGGGCCGCCTGCTCACCCTCGGCGCGGAACTGCCGCGCCTCCCTACCGTGCGGGAGAAGTTCGCCACAGGGGAGCTGGCGGCGGGGGTGGTGGAGGCCATCTGCGCCGCCGTCGCCGGACTAACCGACGAGCAAGCCACCCTGGCGGAGCCGATCCTGGTGGACCTGGCCAGCAAAGCGGGGGCGGCGGAAGTCGCCAAAGCCGGCCGCCACCTGCGGGCGGTGCTCGACCCCGATGGGGAAGAACGCGACGAGCGGGCCGATTACGGGAGGCGGTTCCTGCGGGTCCGCCCGGGCAAGGGCGGCGGCGTGGAAGGGGAGTTCTACCTGCCGCGTGAGGCCGGCGCCCGGTTGATGACGTTGTTGCAGGCGTACGCCAAGCTGAGGGCGCAGGGGGATGACCGCCCGCTGACGGTACGTCAGGCCGACGCGCTGATCGCCCTGCTGGAGCAGAAGATCGTCACCGAGCTCCTCGTCGTGGTCAGCGCCGAATCCCTCCCCACCGACCCCGACAACACCAACCCAGAAACCACCGACCCCACCGCCGACCCGGCCACCCAAGACACCGACCCGGCCACCCAAGACCCCGCCGACCCGGCCACCGCCGACGAGGTCAGCGACCACTTCGCAGACCTCGGCGACAGCGCCCCCAGCGACTACGTCCCCGACCCTGCCGGAAGCACTGACGAGCCGGGCCAGGCCGACGACACCGCCGACCATGTCGAAAACGCGCGGGACGCCGGGGGCTTCGGGGAAGGCCGGGACGACACGGGCGATCCGACGCCCGCCGAAGCCGACGAGTTCGACGCTGCCGAGGCAGGTGCCGGTACGGGTAGGGATGCCGGTGAGCGGCGGCCCGGCGAGTGCGAGCCGTCCGACACCGCAAGCACCGCCGTTGCCGAGGGCGACCACACCGCAAGCACCGCCTCCGCCGAGGGCGGAGAGACCGTCAGCACCAGCTCTGCCGAGCGCCACGAGACCGCGCCCGCCACAGGCGGCGACGGCGACCGCGCTGCGGCCCCGTCTGGAGCACCGCACACCACACGGCGCGGGGCAGCATGGCCAGCCGACCGTGGAGGGCATTCGGACACGGCGCCTTCGGACACGGCGTCTTGGGACACGGCGTCTTCGGAGGCGGCGTGGCCGGATCCTCCTCCCGAGGACGCCTCCGCACATCACACCCACGCCGGGCCTCGGCCTGCGAGGGACTGCCGGCATGGCCAGGGCACGCCAGGGACGTCGGAAGGGGCGTCACCTGGAGCAGGGCAGGGTGCGTCGCGGGGTGCGTCGGCGGGCACGATGCCCGGGGCGTCGCTGGGGACGGCGCTGGGAGCGTCGGCAAGCACGCTGCTAGGGGCGTCTCTGGGAGGGGCGTTGGGGATGGTGCCGGGGCTGTTGCTGGCGACCGGGCAGGTGCTGCCCGTCTCCAGCGTGCACCGCCTCGCCCGCACCAGCACGTTGGTGCGGATCGTCATGAACGCCGAGGGACAGGTCCTCGACATGGGCCGAAAAGTCCGCCTGGCCACCCCCGCCCAACGCCGGGCCATCTACGCCCGCTATGACACCTGCTGGATCGACGGCTGCCCGCTCCCGGCGACCATGTGCCAGATCGACCACGCCGACAACTGGAGCACCGGCGGGCTCACGGACCTGAAGCTGCTGGGCCCGGCCTGCCAGTTTCACAACCGCGACCGCTACCAGCACCCCGACCGCTACACCCGCCGCAACGTAGGCGAAGACCGCTGGGCCTTCACCTACCACCGCCTCGGAAGAACCCGACGACCACACGAGTAA
- a CDS encoding IS3 family transposase (programmed frameshift) yields MPAPRKYPQELRERAVRMVFEVRRQTGGAPGAIARVADQLGVHREALRGWVRQAEIDEGQRPGTSTTDAQRIAELEREVRELRRANEILKAAAGFFRGRTRPPAAQVVAFIDAHRGAFGVEPICQVLQVATSTYYAAKSRPPSARQVRDAQLMAEITTVWNENFEVYGVRKMWKELNRRGTRVARCTVARLMKRLGLAGAVRGDHKRPTTIPDALIDRPADLVKRDFTAPSPNRLWVADLTYIPTASGFVYAALVIDAFSRMIVGWRLADHLRTDLALDALEMAIWRRGDGRRLEGLVHHSDRGCQYLSIRYTERLSGAGAVCSVGSRGDSYDNALAESTIGLYKTELIHRRGPWNGLDDVEIATMEWVDWYNNRRLHSACNDLPPAEFETHYRTQTAPAILTPAS; encoded by the exons ATGCCAGCCCCGAGGAAGTATCCCCAAGAGCTTCGAGAGCGCGCGGTGCGCATGGTCTTTGAGGTCCGCCGGCAGACCGGCGGTGCCCCCGGCGCGATCGCCCGGGTGGCCGATCAGCTCGGTGTTCACCGCGAGGCATTGCGCGGGTGGGTGCGCCAGGCCGAGATCGACGAGGGGCAGCGGCCGGGCACCTCGACCACCGACGCCCAGCGGATCGCCGAGTTGGAGCGCGAGGTGCGCGAGCTGCGCCGCGCCAACGAGATCCTCAAGGCCGCGGCCG GCTTTTTTCGCGGCCGAACTCGACCCCCGGCCGCCCAGGTAGTCGCCTTCATCGACGCTCACCGCGGCGCTTTCGGCGTCGAGCCGATCTGCCAGGTGTTGCAGGTGGCGACGTCGACGTACTACGCGGCCAAGTCCCGTCCGCCCTCAGCCCGGCAGGTGCGGGACGCCCAGCTCATGGCCGAGATCACCACGGTGTGGAACGAGAACTTCGAGGTGTATGGCGTGCGCAAGATGTGGAAGGAGCTCAACCGGCGCGGCACCCGCGTGGCCCGCTGTACCGTGGCCCGGCTGATGAAGCGCCTGGGGCTGGCCGGGGCGGTTCGCGGGGACCACAAGCGACCGACCACGATCCCCGATGCTCTCATTGACCGGCCCGCCGACCTGGTCAAACGCGACTTCACCGCCCCCTCCCCCAACCGGTTGTGGGTCGCCGACCTGACCTACATCCCCACCGCGTCGGGGTTCGTGTACGCGGCGCTGGTGATCGACGCGTTCTCGCGGATGATCGTCGGGTGGCGTCTGGCCGATCATCTGCGCACCGACCTGGCGCTGGACGCCCTGGAGATGGCCATCTGGCGTCGCGGAGACGGACGGCGGCTGGAGGGCCTGGTGCACCACTCCGACCGCGGCTGCCAGTATCTGTCGATTCGCTACACCGAGCGCCTGTCGGGTGCCGGGGCGGTCTGCTCGGTCGGATCTCGAGGGGACAGCTATGACAACGCCCTGGCCGAAAGCACCATCGGGCTGTACAAGACCGAGCTGATCCACCGGCGCGGCCCGTGGAACGGCCTGGACGACGTCGAGATCGCCACCATGGAATGGGTCGACTGGTACAACAACCGGCGCCTCCACAGCGCCTGCAACGACCTTCCACCAGCCGAATTCGAGACCCACTACCGAACCCAAACCGCCCCGGCTATCCTCACCCCAGCCAGCTAA
- a CDS encoding GNAT family N-acetyltransferase: MSDLGHVPWPPEPIRTERLVLREPEARDRTTFAELLASPEVHTYLGGPRPRDVLERELPEVPERWPGSFVVELDGAMIGHILLRRATEHRRPAAVGKADLGYLFLPTAWGHGYAAEACAAALGWFDATLPGEPVVLTTQSANIASMRLAAKLGFSEVERFHAWDAEQWLGMRLPAT; this comes from the coding sequence ATGTCAGACCTTGGACATGTCCCTTGGCCGCCTGAGCCGATCCGGACCGAGCGGCTCGTGCTCCGTGAGCCCGAGGCGCGGGACCGTACGACGTTCGCCGAGCTGCTCGCCTCGCCGGAGGTGCACACCTACCTCGGCGGTCCCCGCCCGCGTGACGTGCTTGAGCGTGAGCTGCCCGAGGTGCCCGAGCGGTGGCCCGGGAGCTTCGTCGTCGAGCTCGACGGGGCGATGATCGGCCACATCCTGCTCAGGAGAGCGACCGAGCACCGTCGCCCGGCCGCCGTGGGGAAGGCCGATCTCGGTTACCTGTTCCTGCCGACCGCTTGGGGGCACGGGTACGCCGCCGAGGCATGCGCGGCGGCGCTTGGCTGGTTCGATGCCACACTTCCCGGCGAGCCGGTGGTGCTCACCACCCAGAGCGCCAACATCGCCTCGATGCGCCTCGCGGCGAAGCTGGGGTTCAGCGAGGTCGAGCGGTTTCATGCCTGGGACGCCGAGCAGTGGCTCGGCATGCGCCTCCCGGCCACCTGA
- a CDS encoding acyl-CoA dehydrogenase family protein produces the protein MLNDEHIELRKSVEEFAREVVAPVIGDYYERCEFPYEIVRKMGAMGLFGLPVPEEYGGMGGDYFALCLALEELARVDSSVAITLEAAVSLGEMPILRFGTDAQKERWLPKMATGEILGAFGLTEPGGGSDVPGGMRTTAVLDGGEWVINGSKAFITNSGTDITGVVAVAAITGRREDGRPEISTILVPSGTPGFTVSKKYSKVGWSASDTRELSFTDCRVPEENLLGERGRGYAQFLQTLDEGRVAIAALSVGLAQGCVDESLRYVRERRAFGHEIGHYQAIQFKIADMEARVHTARLAYYHAAERMLAGLPFKKEAAIAKLVSSNAAMDNSRDATQIFGGYGFMNEFPVGRFYRDAKILEIGEGTSEVQRMLIARELGLPA, from the coding sequence ATGCTCAACGACGAGCACATCGAGCTGCGCAAGTCGGTCGAGGAGTTCGCCCGCGAGGTGGTGGCCCCCGTCATCGGGGACTACTACGAGCGGTGCGAGTTCCCGTACGAGATCGTCCGCAAGATGGGCGCGATGGGCCTGTTCGGCCTGCCCGTCCCGGAGGAGTACGGCGGCATGGGCGGCGACTACTTCGCGCTGTGCCTCGCCCTGGAGGAGCTGGCCAGGGTCGACTCGTCGGTGGCGATCACCCTGGAGGCGGCGGTCTCGCTGGGCGAGATGCCCATCCTGCGGTTCGGCACGGACGCCCAGAAGGAGCGCTGGCTGCCGAAGATGGCCACGGGGGAGATCCTCGGGGCGTTCGGCCTGACCGAGCCCGGCGGCGGCTCCGACGTGCCGGGCGGCATGCGCACCACGGCCGTCCTCGACGGCGGCGAATGGGTGATCAACGGCTCGAAGGCGTTCATCACCAACTCGGGCACCGACATCACCGGCGTCGTCGCCGTGGCGGCGATCACCGGCCGCCGGGAGGACGGCAGGCCGGAGATCTCCACGATCCTCGTGCCGTCGGGCACGCCCGGCTTCACCGTGTCGAAGAAATACTCCAAGGTCGGGTGGTCGGCCTCCGACACCCGGGAGCTGTCGTTCACCGACTGCCGGGTGCCGGAGGAGAACCTGCTGGGCGAGCGCGGCCGGGGCTACGCGCAGTTCCTCCAGACGCTCGACGAGGGCCGGGTGGCCATCGCCGCGCTGTCGGTCGGCCTCGCCCAGGGCTGCGTGGACGAGTCGCTGCGGTACGTGCGGGAGCGCCGGGCCTTCGGCCACGAAATCGGCCACTACCAGGCCATCCAGTTCAAGATCGCAGACATGGAGGCCCGGGTGCACACCGCCCGCCTGGCCTACTACCACGCCGCCGAGCGCATGCTGGCCGGCCTGCCGTTCAAGAAGGAGGCCGCGATCGCCAAGCTCGTCTCGTCCAACGCGGCGATGGACAACTCCCGCGACGCGACCCAGATCTTCGGCGGCTACGGCTTCATGAACGAGTTCCCCGTCGGCCGTTTCTACCGGGACGCGAAGATCCTGGAGATCGGTGAGGGCACCAGCGAGGTGCAGCGCATGCTCATCGCCCGCGAGCTCGGCCTGCCCGCCTGA
- a CDS encoding hydroxymethylglutaryl-CoA lyase, with translation MIYEVGPRDGLQNESAIVPVEVKREFIGRLAEAGLTTIEATSFVHPKWIPQLADAAELLESLPRVPGVRYPVLVPNERGLDRALEQGVTDIAIFGSATESFARRNLNRTVESQFEMFAPVVERALAHGMRVRAYVSMCFADPWEGPVAPEQVARVGRRLLDLGCYELSLGDTIGVGTPRHVEALLDAFAEAGVGTDRLAVHFHDTYGQALANTLTAIKRGITVVDSSAGGIGGCPYAKSATGNLATEDLVWMLDGLGVETGVDVRSLTATSLWLAEILGRPSPSRVVQALAKEI, from the coding sequence ATGATCTACGAGGTCGGCCCGCGCGACGGCCTGCAGAACGAGTCGGCCATCGTTCCCGTCGAGGTCAAGCGCGAGTTCATCGGGCGGCTGGCCGAGGCCGGGCTGACGACCATCGAGGCGACGAGCTTCGTCCACCCCAAGTGGATCCCCCAGCTCGCCGACGCCGCGGAGCTGCTGGAGAGCCTGCCCCGGGTGCCCGGGGTGCGCTACCCGGTGCTCGTCCCCAACGAGCGGGGGCTCGACCGTGCCTTGGAGCAGGGCGTCACCGACATCGCGATCTTCGGCAGCGCCACCGAGTCGTTCGCCCGGCGCAACCTCAACCGGACCGTCGAGTCGCAGTTCGAGATGTTCGCCCCCGTCGTCGAACGGGCCCTCGCCCACGGCATGCGGGTCAGGGCGTACGTCTCGATGTGCTTCGCCGACCCCTGGGAGGGGCCGGTCGCGCCCGAGCAGGTCGCCCGGGTGGGCCGCCGGCTGCTCGACCTCGGCTGCTACGAGCTGTCGCTCGGCGACACGATCGGCGTCGGCACGCCCCGGCACGTCGAGGCGCTGCTCGACGCGTTCGCCGAGGCGGGGGTCGGGACCGACCGGCTGGCCGTCCACTTCCACGACACCTACGGCCAGGCCCTGGCCAACACGCTCACCGCGATCAAGCGGGGGATCACGGTCGTGGACTCCTCCGCGGGCGGCATCGGCGGCTGCCCGTACGCCAAGAGCGCCACCGGCAACCTCGCGACCGAGGACCTGGTGTGGATGCTCGACGGTCTCGGCGTCGAGACCGGGGTGGACGTCAGGTCGCTGACCGCCACCAGCCTCTGGCTCGCCGAGATCCTGGGCCGGCCGAGCCCCTCCCGCGTCGTCCAGGCCCTGGCGAAGGAGATCTGA